The following nucleotide sequence is from Halobacillus mangrovi.
GGGGGAACTGGCGAGCTTCCTCGGGCTTTCGCCCTGTGGGATGAACATGCAAGATGAGACTCCGGAAAACGAAGTTTGAGGAGGCTCAACACATGCCCACGGAAAGCGAACCGTTTTCCCATCCACCATCACTCACATTAAAAGTCTCGAAACTGAGTCTTCTGGATAAAGATGCTTATACAGAGAAAAAGATCGCCCAAAACCGTTTTTGTGGTCTGAGCGATCTCATTTAAGAAATTGCACCATGGTTCTCCAAAGCTTGTTGAGCTGCCTTCTGTTCAGCTTCTTTCTTTGTTCTGCCGATACCAATTCCGCCGGTTTCTCCTTGAATCCTCACATGAGCGATAAACTCTCTACTGTGGGCTGGCCCTCTCTCTTCAACAATCTCGTATTCAATCTTGCTGTTTTTGTCTCGTTGAATGAACTCTTGCAATTGACTCTTGAAATCCATCGCATGAGAAAAAGCACCTTTTTTAACTTTAGGATACACATAAGACCTTAAAAATTGGACGACTGTCTCGAATCCCTGGTCAAGGTAGAGAGCCCCTATAAAGGCCTCAAATACATCTGCAAGAAGTGCTGGACGGTTTCTTCCCCCAGTCATCTCCTCCCCTTTTCCTAAGAGGATCAGTTCCTGAAAATTTAACTCATTAGCGAATTGCACAAGGGAAACTTCACAAACGATTGATGCTCGGAACTTGGTCAGTTCTCCCTCTGCCATATCAGGAAACTCTCGATACAAGTATTGGGATACGCCTAACTCTAATACTGCATCTCCCAAAAACTCGAGTCGTTCATTGTCTTCACGGTCGGTTTTACGATGCTCATTCACATAAGATGAATGTGTGAAAGCTTGTTCCAGTAACGAAACATCATTGAACTGGATATTTATATTGTTCTGAAAACTGGAAAAATCACCCATAATTCACCTTGTCCTTTACTGCAAATTTAAAATAGGAAAGGCTGCCTGCGAGATGCAGGCAGCTATTGAAGTATTACGATACGCTGTTTATGTAGTTCACAGCGTCGCCTACTGTATTGATTTTTTCAGCTTCTTCATCAGAGATTTCCATATCAAACTCGTCTTCCAGCTCCATTACAAGCTCTACTACGTCTAAAGAGTCTGCTTCTAAATCTTCTTTGAAGGAAGCTTCCATTGTTACTTTAGATTCATCAACGTCTAATCGATCAACGATGATCTGTTTTACTTTATCAAATGTTTCTGCCATTGGAACTTCACCTCCCTTCAGTAATTATAGTAAAAGTTTTTATAAAAGCGCAAGAGTCCCTTAAAAATAGGGTTTTCCTCACTTCCTACATCTAGATAAAAGACTTATTGTACTGCGCTTTCGCATTTCCTTTCTATTTCATCGCACAGATCCTCGTGCCATGAATCAACATTTACATCACCATGCCGCCGTCGACATGAAGTGTCTGACCTGTCATGTAGTTGGCATCTTCAGATGCTAAAAATCGCACGACTCTAGCAACGTCTTCAGCTTCTCCCAGTCGGTTAAGTGGAATTAATGACAGCATTTGCTCTCGCTGATCTTCTGTAAGTGCTTCTGTCATATCAGTAGTGATGTATCCAGGTGCTACCGCGTTCACTTGAATATTTCTTGACGCAAGCTCTTTTGCGTTTGACTTCGTCAAACCAATGACACCTGCCTTTGCTGCTACATAGTTTGCTTGTCCCGGGTTCCCGGATACGCCTACGATAGAAGCAACATTTACAATACGTCCGTATTTCTGTTTCATCATTTGACGTGTTACGCCTTTAGTGCACAAAAAGACACCTTTCAAGTTCGTGTTAATGACCGCATCAAACTCTTCTTCCTTCATTCGCATAAGCAGATTATCTTTAGTAATTCCGGCATTATTAACAAGAATATCTAAACGCCCAAATTCATCCACGACCGTTTTTATCATGCGTTTTACGTCGTCTTCTTTGGCCACATCCGCCTGGATTTTTATGGCAACTCCACCTGAGTCTCTAATCTCTTGCACGACTGCCTCAGCACGGTCCTCGCTCCCCGCATAGTTGACGGCAACTTTTGCTCCCTTTGAAGCCAGCTCAATTGCAATAGAACGACCGATTCCACGGGATGCCCCTGTAACAAGGGCTACTTGATCTTGTAACATTACGAATCCTCCTTATACCACTGAATGAAATCTTGTAGAGTTTCTGGATTCTGTACGTTGAATGTTTTCATTCTACGCTTCACTTTTCGGACAAGTCCGCTAAGCACTTTCCCATGACCAACTTCGATGATTGCGTCAACATCCTCTTCCACAAAGGCTTCTAAGATCTGCTGGAAACGAACTGGAGAATACAGTTGTTCAACGAGCAGTTTCTCAATGGTTTCAGCCTCTATAACAGGAGAGGCTGTCACATTAGCATAGACAGGTACCTCCGCATCACGTACTTCTGTTTTGGATAAATGGTCAGAAAAGTCAGCACTCGCAGGCTTCATTAAGCGTGAATGGAAAGGTCCACTGACATTAAGTGGAATTACACGTTTTGCTCCCGCTTCATTTAATTTATCAGATGCTTCTTCTACACCTTGCTTTGTTCCTGAGATGACAATCTGACCAGGACAGTTAATGTTTGCGAGGTCTACAGCCAGCTCTCCATCGAAGTCCTTGATTACATCCTCGATATTTTCCTGATTTAAGCCAAGAACTGCTGCCATAGTTCCTTTGCCTGTTGGGTAAGCCTCTTCCATTAACTTTCCTCGCAAGTGGACGAGTTTAACTGCTTCTAGCGGATCAAGGGACCCTGAAGCTACGAGGGCACTGTATTCTCCCAGACTGTGCCCAGCAGTCATACTTGGTGTAACACCTTGTTCTTTCAATACTTGGTTGATGGCCACACTATTCAATAAAAGAGCCGGCTGCGCATTTTCTGTTTTAGTCAACTCTTCTGCAGGTCCTTCAAACATCAATGTAGTCAAAGAAAAACCGAGAGCTTTATCTGCTTCATCAAATAATCTTTTTACAGAAGGATAAGCCTCATACATTTCTTTGCCCATTCCTACTTCTTGTGATCCTTGCCCTGGAAAAACAAAAGCAGTTCGTTTCATTATTTCTCCTCCTTCTGCTGCATATCTTGCAAAGTATTTGAAATCGTTGAAGTCACATTCAATTCAATCATTTGACATGCTTGGCGGATCGCGTTGAATACAGCACGTTCATTTGAGGATCCATGTGCTTTAATTACGGGAGAGGCTAATCCAAATAAACCGGCTCCCCCATATTCAGAATAATCAAGTTGGTCTTTTAACTTTCTTAAATCATTTTTAGCTAAACCAGCTGCGATCTTTGTTTTGAAATTACTCATGAACGTTTTTTTCATCATGGAAAACATCGTCATTGCTGTTCCTTCAATTGTTTTCAATGCTACATTTCCTGTAAAGCCATCAGTTACAACAACATCTGCAACTCCATCTAGTAAGTCGCGGGCTTCTACATTTCCGATGAAATGAATCGGTGCATCCTTCAATAACTGGAAAGCTTTTTTTGTTAAATCACTTCCCTTTCCATCTTCGGTGCCCACATTTAATAGCCCTACACGTGGACGGGAAATATTTCGGACATTTTCCGCGTAAATCGATCCAATTACACCATATTGCAGTAAATGTTCTGGCTTCGCATCTACGTTTGCCCCCACATCTAACATTAAAAAACCTTTCCCATCCTGGGTAGGAAGCGTAGGACTTAAGGCTGGCCTGTCAACTCCATTCATACGGCCGACTACAAACAAACCGGCACTCATCAAGGCTCCAGTATTTCCGGCTGATATACAACCATCGGCACGTCCTTCTTTTACCTCGTTAGCCATCAGCACCATCGATGAGTTTTTCTTCCTCCTTACTGCTCTTACCGGCTCATCCTCTGAAGTAATCATTTCTGTTGTATGTAGAACTGTGATATTATTCTGACCGCTTAATAGTGGGTTAATCTTTTCCTCATCCCCAACAAGGGTAATTTCAAGATTTTTGATCGTTTCAGCAGCTTTCACTGCACCTTTGACGATTGCTTCAGGAGCATTATCCCCACCCATAGCATCTATGGCAAGCCTCATCTCTTACAACTCCTTTTACTGATTGGAACGATACATATGAAACGTTCCAGAAAAAACTTCCTCATTTTCGACAAAACTTTGCACTTGCACAATTGTTTGCCCACGTTCGTCTTCTCCTTTGACTGCTGCTTTAGCAACAACGCGCTCTCCAAGTTTCACTTGTCTCGAAAATTGGATACTGGAACGAGCTGTTAATGCAAGTTCATCGTTGATGACCGCAACAGCAAGGGAATTGGCTTGTGCAAACAAATGATGACCTCGAGCAATATTATTTCGAGAGAAAACATGTTCCGGCTTAATATCTAAAATGGAAATTGCCCGTTCATCAAGTTCTAAGTCTACAACCTCTCCGATTACTTCCTCAATCGGCAAGGCTTTGACCGTTTCATTCCATTCCTGAGTAGCTACTGACTTTATCCGTTCCCTAAGCTCAGGTATGGACATTTCCATCCGATCCAGGCGGATGGTTTGAATGCTAACCCCGAATCGTTTGGCTAATTCTTCGTCTGTAATAAAAGGCGAATCTTCGATTGTTTTTTTAAGTTCCTCTTGCCTTACTTTTTTTGTCTTTTTCATCGTGGGCTCACCGTCCGTATAATCATCAGCACGAAGCTTTATGACTAGGTACTAATAGTAATATATAATACCAAGAAAAATTTCGCAAGGATTGACTGAAAACTTGATTGTTCAGGCACTATCCATAAGGGGATGATCATACGGTTTCGACAAGCTGAGATACGTATATTCCCTTAGAACGGAACTTTACAATACACGATCAGATAGAACCATTTGTTTAATCCAAAACATCTCCTAGCAGCCTTTCATCCTCATAGACTTTCTCCTTCAAAGATCTGTATCTCTCATCTCGGTCTAATGATTCGTTAAAAATCATCTCAGCAGCATCTTTTCTAGCTGTTTCTAATGCTCGATAATCATGAACCATATCTCCGACTTTAAACTCCGGCATACCACTTTGCTTCTTACCAAAAAAGTCACCAGGACCTCTAAGCTTCAAATCCTGCTCAGATAACTCAAAACCGTCGCTTGTCTCTGTCATGATTCTCATTCTTTCTTTGCCGACATCCCCTTTCGGATCCGCAAGCAATATACAGTAACTTTGTTCGGATCCTCTTCCTACACGTCCTCTTAATTGGTGAAGCTGAGACAGACCAAACCTTTCAGCATCATAGATGACCATTACTGTGGCATTTGGAACGTTCACACCTACCTCTACAACTGTTGTGGAAACTAAAACTTTCAGCTCGTTGTTTGCGAATTGCTGCATCACTTGCTCTTTTTCGTCATTGTGTAATCGACCATGCATCAATCCAACAGGAATATCAGGTTCATAAACCGTGGATAACTGTTCATAAAGTTCTACCGCATTTTGGATATCCAATTGATCAGATTCTTCAATGAGTGGGCAGATCACATACGCCTGATGACCTTTATCAATTTCCTTTTGGATAAAAGATAAAACACGCTCCGTCATTTGCCCTTTCACCCAATAGGTTTCTACTGGTTTGCGTCCTGCCGGCATCTCATCTATGACGGAGACATCCATATCGCCAAAGGCTGTAATCGCTAACGTCCTCGGAATAGGCGTAGCCGTCATAAACAACACATCCGGGTTCAGCCCTTTATCTCTTAAAGCTCTCCGTTGATTCACCCCAAATCTATGCTGTTCATCTACAATTACAAATCCTAAATCTTTAAAATGCACCTCATCCTGAATCAATGCATGGGTGCCAATCAAAATATCTATTTCACCTTTCTGAATGCTCTCCAAAATCTCTTTGCGGCGTTTACCCTTAATTGAACCAGTCAATAATGCAACTTTAGCGCGTCCATTAAACAATTCTTTTAAAGAATGATGATGCTGTTCTGCGAGAATTTCCGTCGGTACCATAAGTGACCCTTGCTTACCTGAAGTGATCGATGCATATAGGGCGATAGCAGCAACGGCTGTTTTTCCTGACCCTACATCACCCTGCAATAGACGATTCATTCTGTGAGGACTTTTCATATCTTTGAGAATTTCTGCAAGCGACCTTTTTTGTGCTTGGGTTAGCTCAAAGGGCAGAGATTGAACGAAGCTTGTAAGCTTATCATTATCATATTCCTGCGCATTTCCTGTTGTAGCTTCTCTATGTTGCTTTCTCAGAATTTGCATTTTCAATTGGAAAAGTAGAAATTCCTCATAGATAAACCGTCGCTTTGCATGCTTTAATAAAATTCTTGTTTCAGGGTAGTGCATCTGCTTTATTGCACTAGTTCGATCAGGGAGTTTATAAGATAGCTGTAAATCCTCCGGAAGAATTTCTGGCACTTCATCTCCATACTCATCTAAAGCGGTTTTGATAATTTTCCTTAGCCTCTGTAGAGCCACTCCTTCTTTCAATTGATAGACAGGCTGAATAGGCTCCTGACTCTTAGCTTCGCCTTTTTTGAATTGACTGACTGTAATTTGCAATCGCTGCTGATCCCATTTCCCCGTAATTGTGACGGTATCTCCAGGGTTCAATTGCTTTTTTGCAAAAGCTCTGTTGAACATCACAGCTTTAACCGCAAACTGTTCAACCTGTAACGTAAACGTCAACCGAGATTTTTTTCTACCAAAATAGCTAAGGGAAGGCTCAGAAGCAACCTTCCCCTCAATCGTAGCTTTTTCATTATGAGCCAACTCCGTTAAAGGCTTTGTTTCATAAGAGTCATAGCGGAAAGGAAAATAAAACAATAAATCCTCTACCGTAAATAGACCGAGATCGTTTAGGTGTTCTTCAAATTTTTCTCCGACTCCTTTGATTTCGCTAATCGATTGGCTTAACACGACATTCACTCTTTCTTCAATGAGATTCCATACACTTTTGCTTCGAGCTCCCTGCCTGTAGGAGTAGCTGCAAGCCCGCCTTGTGCCGTTTCACGAAACGCAGAAGGCATCCGCTGACCCACTTTGTACATAGCATCAATGACCTCATCACAAGGAATACGGCTTGTTACTCCTGCCAACGCCATATCGGCTGCAACTACCGCATTGGATGCGCCCATGGCGTTTCTTTTTACACAAGGAACCTCAACTAGACCAGCTACAGGATCACAAATAAGGCCGAGCATATTTTTCAAAGTAATGGCCATCGCTTCGGCTGATTGGGATGGAGTTCCACCAGCCATTTCAACAATTGCAGCTGCAGCCATTCCTGCTGCTGAACCTACTTCAGCCTGACATCCTCCTGCTGCTCCGGAGATCGAAGCATTATTAGCTACAACAAAACCGAAGGCTCCTGAAGTGAAGAGGTAGCGTACCATTTGTTCACGCGTTGGGTTCAACTGGTTCTTAACAGCGAAAAGCGTTCCAGGTACACAACCAGCGCTACCAGCAGTAGGCGTCGCACAAATAGTTCCCATCGCAGCATTCACTTCATTTGTGGCAACAGCTTTACTGACAGCGTCCATCAATAAATTTCCTGATAAGGGTGTGTGGTTCTTCATGTAGTTTTGAATTAGAACAGCATCCCCGCCCGTTAAGCCGCTATGGGATTTAACTCCCTTTAATCCGTCTTCGATCGCCTTTTCCATGACATCTAGGTTTTTCTCCATCTGTCCTACGACTTCTTCACGTGTCAGTTGTTTAACTTCCATCTCTTGACGAATCATAACTTCTGAAATTTGTATATTTTGACTTTCAGCGAGTTCTACTAGTTCTGCAACATTTCTAAACATCGTGCTGCTCCTTTCTTATTCGGAAATTTTAGCGACTTGAATGATGTGATCGGCACGCTCAAGCTCACTTAACACAGTATCATCAATATTCTGGTCCATTTCTATCACCATCAAGGCCTGCTCTCCCTGGGCTTTCCGAGATACTTCCATACGTCCAATATTGATTTCGTTCTTAGCAAGTATGGCTGTAGCCGATGCAATAGCTCCATACCGATCGTTATGGATAAGAAGAATTGCAGGATGGCTTCCTGAAAGGTTAAGGTCGAACCCGTTCAGTTCAGTAATTTCTGCTTTACCTCCACCGATAGAGATTCCTACAAGCTCTAATTCGCCGTCATCATCGCCTATTTTTAAGCGCGCAGTATTCGGGTGATCGGTATGGGCCTCTTCTTCGTGAAATCGGATCTTCATTCCATTTTTTCGAGCTGTTTCAAGCGCTTGTCCGATCCTTTCATCAAATGTTTCATAGTCAAGTAAGCCACCGATGATTGCCACATCGGTACCGTGACCTTTATATGTTTTTGCGAATGAGCCATACAGATGGACATGCGCATATTTAGGTTCTCGTCCAAAAAGGTGGCGGGCGGCTCTGCCAATACGGGCAGCCCCTGCCGTATGTGAACTGGATGGTCCAATCATGACTGGACCGATGATATCAAACACAGATCTGTATTTCATTTCTCTTCACCATCCCTTAAATGTCTACCTCTATTTTAAAAAGAAAACGCTTTCTATCTCAAGGTAGCCCACAAGTATTTTATCACATTGCCCACTGAAATGATTAACATTTACAAAAATCCAACAAGAATTATTGATTAATGCCGGACAAAGAGGTAAAATTGATGTTTGTGGGTTACACGGTAACCGGGCGGGAGAGGGATAATTTCATAGAGGTAGATTGTTATGCTAAAACAGCATACAAAGCAAGTCAGCTGGAAGAAAGAATTTATGGCTGGCTTAATCGGTTACTTCACAACAGTGTACATCGTGGCCGTTAACAGTCAAATTCTCGAGAGTGCTGGTCTGCCGCTTGAAAGCGGTATGGTTGCAACAATTCTTGCCAGCGCCATCGGCTGTTTGATCATGGCTATATACGCCAAAGCGCCTATGGTTCTCATTCCAGGGATGGGAGTCAATGCTCTGTTTGCCTATTCTATAGTAGAAGGTACAGGCCTGAATTTTCAAGAAGGACTAGCCGTGGTGTTGATGGCCTCTCTCTTATTTCTAGTGACAGCTTTTACTAGATTAGGAGATTGGCTGAAGCATGCGATTCCAGAATCATTGAAGCATGCGATAACGGTTGGACTGGGAATGTTTCTAACTTTGATCGGTTTAGAAAAAGGCGGCCTTGTCGTTCGAGGTGAACACTCATTGATTACTTTAGGAAATCCCTCATCTGCCATGGTGATTACAAGTCTTTTAACCTTGTTCATCGGTATATTCCTTTTCACAAGAAATGTACCAGGAAACTTTCTTGTCACAATGGTGGTGGGTACGGTCATCGCATATTTCACTGGCATATTAAATCAGCCAGGAGAGATGATTTCCTTAAAAGAACAATCGTGGGTGTTCATGCCCGACTTCAGCAGCATCGGAGAATTTGGATTTTGGATGGCTGTATTTCCTTTAGCCATCGTTCTGATCTTTGAGAATATGGGATTAATTCATGGACAATTGAGCATGCTAGGCCAAGAAGACAAATTCAAACGTTCTTACCAAGCCACAGCTTTCGCCTCCCTGACTAGCGGTCTTTTCGGTACATCACCGACTGTGTCCTCAGCAGAGAGTGCAGCTGTCATTGCTTCCGGTGGAAAAACTGGAAGAGCAGCTTTAACGATGGGGGCCCTGTTCATCGGTACGCTTTTATTGATCCCATGGATCTCAATGGTACCTTCCACGGCAATCAGCCCGATTCTTATCATAGTCGGTGCACTTATGGTCCAAAACATAAGGGAGATACCACTCGATCAGCTGTCTGAATCAATGCCGGCTTTCCTAATCATTGTTATGATTCCATTCACCTACTCCATCGCTGACGGAATGGCCTTCGGTTTCATTGCTTATCCGATTGTGAAAATAGCGATCGGAAAACAAAGAGAACTATCGACGCCTGTCGTCCTTATAGCCATGGTCTTTCTCATTGAATTTATCATGCGAACCCTCGGGCATTAATTTGAGTGTGGAGGCGACTGTTTAGCGACGTACGGACTGGACTGAGCTGGAGAAGATAAAGGAAACACGGAGAGCGAAGCGATTTGATGTTGACTTATCGTACAGAAGCGAGGGAAGTCTCGATAGTCGCTAGGAGCCGAAACCGGATAATAAAAAAGTGTGGAATCGCCTTGAAAAAATACTATATTTTACTATCAAAAACACCCTCCGTGAAAAATTGGAGGGTGTTTTTTGTGATTGTCTACCACTTCAATGCAATCCTTAAGTGACAGCAGTCGATATTGTTAACATCTGATTGAAGTTTTATCGTGAGCCCGTCTGGATTATAATCCGTCTCCATTTCAGCATCCAATCCTGTTGATTTTAAAAGCTGCTTAACCTTTTGGTTCTCGTTTTTTTGAGCAGCATCCATCACTTGTTTAGCAAAGGATTTTGAGTTTGCAAGTTTCTGTATAAGATGATCAGCTTTTAACATCAATTGATGCATTTGCAGGGCAGAACTCGTGAATGTACTAGGGTTAACTGGAGGATAAACTCGATGAGGCCAAACTTCATAACGCGGATAAGGAAAATAATGTGGCGGAGGATAGGTGTAATATGGTGCATTACTGGGGTAGATGTATCTGTGCCATCGCATTCTTAACACCCCTTTTCGCATCATTCACTAAAGTGTATGTAAAAATTGAGGGAAGGGGAAGTTGTCATGCCCTATCCCTTTATCTTACTTTAGGAATATAAAATGTGGTTACTCCATCATTATAAGTTGTTACTATATCTTTCTTAGTTAAACCTTTTGAAATTGGAATAAACCTTTCCACACGCTGATAAGATCTTTCCTCACTGGAGAATCCGTTCTTGGCATTTTGGAATATGGACTCTTTAGATTCCTCCACCTCTATCCTTAAAAATCCATCGATTACATTATACCGGAGTTGTTCTTTCGTTACTCCTTCCACTTCTATCAGAAAATGGTCAGGCGTCTCAAAAGTTTTGATCCCCAACGGGAGCGGGCGTATTGTAGAACTGATCCTACCCAAAGCATTTTCAAAAAAGGAATCAACACTTTTCAAAAGTTTGTAAATAGATTCATCAAATATTTCCGGCAAGTCATTTCGTTTGTGTCTCAAAACCTCTCCCCTCTCTTCCTACACTAACAACATATGCCCAATTAAAAATATTGACATCCTTATAAAAATAAAATGTGTAATTGCCCAAATAGATTTCACAGCTGATTCTCCTATCCAATAATAATGTCAATGCTTACATATACATCTAAAGACCATTTTAGTAAGGAGCTCAATTATGTGAACCAGCAAAACATTTCTATGACTTCTTGGATTGACCCTTATGTATATCAGACTTTGTCATCCATTACAGGGACAAATGTCGTTGTCCAAACATCACAGGGCTCACTAAGAGGACCGCTTAAAAATGTCATGCCCGATCACATAGTGGTCGAGGTCAGTGGAAACCCTTTTTTCATCAGGACCCAAGAAATTGTTTGGGTGACCCCTTCTCAATTCTAAGTAATAAGGTATAACATGTTTAAACGTATTAACCGAATGCAGATTCACCTTTCAATTCCTGAACATGGTGATGCGAACGCCGCTGCAGCTGTCCAAGAGCTTCTGGGAGGAAAATTTGGAGAAATGTCGACGTACCAATCATTTGGTTTCAGAAACAAAAAAAGTTTAAACCATTTTACGATTTAGTAGCAAGTATTACAGCTGAAGAATTCGGTCATGTAGAGCTTGTCAATCAATCGATTAACTTATTAATGAGGGGTGTTACTTTTTCAGGAGACCCTGACATCACACCACTCCAGAATGGTTTGAACAAACGAAATACTTATCATTTTATAGCCTCTGCTCAAACTGCGCTGCCTTTTGATTCAATGGGTAAATCATGGACAGGGGACTATGTGTTCAATAGCGGAAATCTCGTCCTTGATTTGCTGCACAACTTCTTAATGGAGTTAGGGGCAAGAACCCATAAAATGAGAGTTTACGAAATGACCAATCACCCGACTGCGCGTGAGATGATTGGCTATCTTCTTGTCCGGGGAGGTACACATGCCCTTGCTTACGCAAAAGCTCTCGAAATAGCTACAGGAGTCGACGTCAAGAAAATGATTC
It contains:
- a CDS encoding YuzF family protein codes for the protein MNQQNISMTSWIDPYVYQTLSSITGTNVVVQTSQGSLRGPLKNVMPDHIVVEVSGNPFFIRTQEIVWVTPSQF